The following proteins are encoded in a genomic region of Grus americana isolate bGruAme1 chromosome 5, bGruAme1.mat, whole genome shotgun sequence:
- the CGRRF1 gene encoding cell growth regulator with RING finger domain protein 1 isoform X1, producing MAAVLLVTLYEYSPLFYITVVFVCFLVTSGLVLGWFGLGVPVILRNSEETESSTRVLKKRMRQVKNPFGLQIPHPATASVTKGITLTPDCLEDCILTCYWGCSVQKLHEALQKHVYCFRIKTPQALEDALYSEYLYRQQYFIKKNDKEEKYCQLPEDARVVDFGPVPRSRYPLIALLTLADEEDREIYDIISMVAVIHIPDESYRLSCRILYQYLLLAQGQYHDLKQLFMSANSAAPSSSDTSSGERSTDRSLLEKAGLAEEEPELHEENSKDCVVCQNGTVNWVLLPCRHACLCDGCIKYFQQCPMCRQFVQESFPLCSKKEQEEDESTHILQDVLPGRVF from the exons ATGGCAGCCGTGCTCCTCGTCACGCTCTACGAGTATTCGCCGCTCTTCTACATCACTGTGGTGTTCGTCTGCTTCCTCGTCACCAGCGGcctggtgctgggctg GTTTGGGTTGGGTGTTCCTGTTATTCTGAGAAACTCGGAAGAAACAGAATCCAGCACAAGAGTATTGAAAAAGCGCATGAGACAAGTGAAGAATCCTTTTGGGTTACAAATCCCTCATCCTGCTACAGCTTCAGTAACAA AGGGTATAACACTGACACCTGATTGTCTGGAAGACTGTATTCTTACATGCTACTGGGGCTGCAGTGTTCAAAAACTCCACGAAGCGTTGCAGAAACATGTCTACTGCTTCAGAATAAAGACTCCTCAGGCATTAGAAGACGCTCTGTACAGCGAATACCTCTATCGACAGCAGTACTT cattaaaaaaaatgacaaggaggaaaaatattgtcAGTTACCAGAAGATGCTCGAGTTGTCGATTTTGGCCCAGTGCCTAGATCTCGCTATCCCTTGATAGCATTGTTGACATTAGCTGAtgaagaagacagagaaatatATGATATT aTTTCAATGGTGGCTGTAATTCACATTCCTGATGAGAGCTACAGACTTTCCTGCAGAATATTATATCAGTATCTACTTCTAGCTCAAGGTCAATACCATGATCTGAAG CAGCTCTTCATGTCTGCAAATAGCGCTGCACCATCCTCAAGCGATACATCCTCTGGTGAGAGAAGCACTGACAGAAGCTTGCTAGAAAAGGCCGGACTGGCTGAAGAAGAACCAGAATTgcatgaagaaaacagtaaagaCTGTGTTGTTTGCCAGAACGGCACAGTGAACTGGGTACTCCTACCCTGCAGGCACGCGTGCTTGTGTGATGGCTGCATTAAGTATTTTCAGCAGTGTCCAATGTGTAGGCAGTTTGTTCAAGAATCTTTTCCACTTTGCAGTAAAAAGGAGCAAGAAGAAGATGAATCGACCCATATCTTGCAAGATGTTCTTCCTGGAAGAGTTTTttaa
- the CGRRF1 gene encoding cell growth regulator with RING finger domain protein 1 isoform X2: protein MAAVLLVTLYEYSPLFYITVVFVCFLVTSGLVLGWFGLGVPVILRNSEETESSTRVLKKRMRQVKNPFGLQIPHPATASVTKGITLTPDCLEDCILTCYWGCSVQKLHEALQKHVYCFRIKTPQALEDALYSEYLYRQQYFIKKNDKEEKYCQLPEDARVVDFGPVPRSRYPLIALLTLADEEDREIYDIISMVAVIHIPDESYRLSCRILYQYLLLAQGQYHDLKAGQLPGHRQGMSLALFDPVETSESDPVELASHRCTILKRYILW from the exons ATGGCAGCCGTGCTCCTCGTCACGCTCTACGAGTATTCGCCGCTCTTCTACATCACTGTGGTGTTCGTCTGCTTCCTCGTCACCAGCGGcctggtgctgggctg GTTTGGGTTGGGTGTTCCTGTTATTCTGAGAAACTCGGAAGAAACAGAATCCAGCACAAGAGTATTGAAAAAGCGCATGAGACAAGTGAAGAATCCTTTTGGGTTACAAATCCCTCATCCTGCTACAGCTTCAGTAACAA AGGGTATAACACTGACACCTGATTGTCTGGAAGACTGTATTCTTACATGCTACTGGGGCTGCAGTGTTCAAAAACTCCACGAAGCGTTGCAGAAACATGTCTACTGCTTCAGAATAAAGACTCCTCAGGCATTAGAAGACGCTCTGTACAGCGAATACCTCTATCGACAGCAGTACTT cattaaaaaaaatgacaaggaggaaaaatattgtcAGTTACCAGAAGATGCTCGAGTTGTCGATTTTGGCCCAGTGCCTAGATCTCGCTATCCCTTGATAGCATTGTTGACATTAGCTGAtgaagaagacagagaaatatATGATATT aTTTCAATGGTGGCTGTAATTCACATTCCTGATGAGAGCTACAGACTTTCCTGCAGAATATTATATCAGTATCTACTTCTAGCTCAAGGTCAATACCATGATCTGAAG GCCGGGCAACTGCCAGGACACAGGCAAGGAATGAGTCTGGCACTATTCGATCCAGTGGAAACGAGTGAATCTGACCCAGTGGAACTTGCATCGCAT CGCTGCACCATCCTCAAGCGATACATCCTCTGGTGA